The Tenebrio molitor chromosome 5, icTenMoli1.1, whole genome shotgun sequence genome segment ggcgttggaaagtcgattgtgaacgcaccactactgtaaaaacgtaagatttaaacagctgatccgtgatccacAATCGACTCCTCCACGccactttgaccggaaatttaaataaacacccgaTAGAATTGGTGAAAAAGTGTAAACGGTTTAGAATCACTTGTTACCTTTTCTAAAAATCAGACAATCGTTTCGTACTGGTCcaagttattattttttttttagtcttGGATCGAGATGCAATTTTTTGGCGTCCTCAACTataaatgacatgtttacgCATTTTGCACAGCTAGGGTATCCTGGTTTTTACACACTAGTCAAACTATCTGTCgttttaccgcacggagtgtgtaaaataacaagaaaattttaagctttctggaacctccaaaaaaaatgtttagcgtATCATAAGtaaagtccatttatactaagacaagTTACCGCTACCACTAATCCgctcagttttcaaaaatgaacagaaattaattgttttcttctaAAGTCTGATGGCGCTAtcttgtggtgtaaatcgtaAGCGTGTCAGTTATGggtataatagataactttctgCCATTTCATTGTGTGTTAATCTAAAAACCtagcgctgtaaaatgtaacCTACCGCatatgtaatgtaaataactatttcaacgACTTCAAAGATTCAATCGATTTTTTCTGATAGCCCCatattacacattttttatcatatcACCACGAGACAACGATTCACAGGAAATACAGAACGTTAAAgctttatttaacaaaaaaaatcagtcgACAAATTACTCTGCAAATAAAGATCTGCTCAACGAATGTAAACTCTGATTGTTCAAATTAGTGCAAAGTTGCAATCATCTTTATTTACGATTCAATTCGACTAATTCTCCGGTCAATAGCCACTTGACAAGCAAATAATGAGTTTTAATTGGTACCCATTAGCGCGATCAATCAAATCCGCGGCAAAATCCTCCGTCGCGCCGTTATCGATTCTCCAAGGTACGAGTATCTCGGATCAGATGATTCGTCCGAACTAGGTCAGGTAAAAGAGCGAGTTGTCGATCAATAGCGCTGAATAAATGATAACCGCTATGTGTCCCTTTCAGGAAAAATCCTCCTCTTCTATCTCATCTTTTACGCCGCTCTGGTCGGCTTTTTTGCCGCCATGCTGGCAGTCTTCTACCAAACCTTGGACGACACCAAACCCAAATGGCAAATGGACAATTCGCTGATCGGCAGCAATCCAGGTGAGTGGTCTTGGATGCGGGAACCGCGCGTGACCCCGATTCGTTTTGCAGGACTGGGATTCAGGCCGATGCCTCCCGACTCCAACGTCGAGAGTACCTTGATCTGGTACGACACCAGAGAGCCCAAGAACAGGATGACCTGGACGGAGAACCTGGACGAGTTCTTAGAACGTAAGGTTTCCAGGTGTGCGTTGGGCAAAAAGTGAAACGAATCGTTTTAGCGTACACTAGAGAGCCCCGCCCCGAAAACGCCCAAAACTGCGACAAAACCAAACCGGAGGAGAACAAATTCTGCGATTTCAAGCTGACCGAGGAGCAGTTCGCCCCTTGCACCAAGCAGTTCGGCTACGGGTTCGGCAGCACCGAAGGGGGTGGACCTTGCATCTTCCTCAAGCTGAACAAGGTAGAGTACCGCGAGGTCGTGCTCGTCTGATCCTCTAACTTGCAGATTTTCGGCTGGGTCCCTGACTACTACACCAACGCCACCATCCCCGAGGACATGCCCAAGTACCTGAAGAAGATCATTGCCGAGGAGGAACCCAAAGGAACGGTACTGCCGACAGCGCACTCTTAACAATTCGATTTGATCGATCGGTTTGCAGCACCGCATCGTGTGGGTGGATTGCGCCGGCGAGAACCCCGCAGACGTCGAGAACATCGGTCCCGTGAACTACCACCCCTACAGAGGCTTCAAGGAGAAGTACTTCCCCTTCACCAACGTCAAGGGCTACGTGAGTCCGTTGGTGGCGGTGCACTTCGAAAAACCCACACGTGAGTAGCGACAAGGTTTCGTGTCCGGAGGCCGAGCAGCAGGGGCGTAAGGGGCTAAAAGTTGGAAGAAAAAACTCCTAATTATCAACTTGGGGCTTTCTTCAATTTCTTTCATATTCCTTTCTAGCTCTTGTCTTTCTTTTCCCTCTGCATAGCTTTTTGCTTCTCTTGTTGTTTCTTTTGATTTGCTCTGTTTTGTGTTGCAAAAATTTCCTTCTTactcttcttcttttttccaTAGCTAATCCGCATCGTAACAGTCTAATGCTTTCTTTGAAGCTGACCTGATTATCCTTTCTAGTCCTTCTCACCTCTCTTCCACTGTTTCTTTCCTCTTTCTTCAACTGGGTCTTGTATTTcttgttcgtatttttcctTCCAAACTTCGTACATTtatgtttttctttcttcGTTGTTTTTTGTCATTCTCCCGCTTCTGTTCCTGTTTCACCCCAAACTGTCCGACTCGTTGCAGGCGGCGTCCTCATCAACATCGAGTGCAAGGCATGGGCGCGCAACATCCACCACGACCGCGTCGACAGACGAGGCTCTGTCCATTTCGAGCTGATGATTGACTAAGAGCCACGACCGCGAGGGCCCCAACAACTGCCATCATTTCGAAAAAAGGAGTCGAACCATcccaacaaacaaaaacaagtgacGGTCTAGTTAGAGTTTAGTTTAATAAGATTAGTTcaaaacgtaataaaatagAAGCAGcgcaatttgaatttttgaccCTCCGCTAGCAGTAGATATTTTTGGGTGACGTCGTCGAGAGGCCGGATCCAGACACGACCAACCACACAATACTAATGTAGGTAGCGCCACCGCAGTACTCGATAAGTTCCACAGGTCTCCGCTAGAGTGTACGGCAACGTGTTGATTGT includes the following:
- the LOC138130528 gene encoding sodium/potassium-transporting ATPase subunit beta-2-like, yielding MADKKADQFYTRPPKLGKWEGFKQFLWNPETSQFLGRTGSSWGKILLFYLIFYAALVGFFAAMLAVFYQTLDDTKPKWQMDNSLIGSNPGLGFRPMPPDSNVESTLIWYDTREPKNRMTWTENLDEFLEPYTREPRPENAQNCDKTKPEENKFCDFKLTEEQFAPCTKQFGYGFGSTEGGGPCIFLKLNKIFGWVPDYYTNATIPEDMPKYLKKIIAEEEPKGTHRIVWVDCAGENPADVENIGPVNYHPYRGFKEKYFPFTNVKGYVSPLVAVHFEKPTRGVLINIECKAWARNIHHDRVDRRGSVHFELMID